In one window of Solanum pennellii chromosome 2, SPENNV200 DNA:
- the LOC107009489 gene encoding cytochrome c oxidase subunit 5C-like: protein MAGSHIAHAAYKGPSVVKEIMIGIALGIVAGGLWKKHHWNNQRRTKEFYDLLEKNEISVVVDE from the coding sequence atgGCAGGTTCCCATATTGCACATGCTGCATACAAGGGTCCAAGTGTAGTGAAGGAGATTATGATAGGGATTGCTCTTGGAATAGTTGCTGGGGGTTTGTGGAAGAAGCACCATTGGAACAACCAGAGGAGAACTAAGGAATTCTATGATCTGCTTGAGAAAAATGAGATCAGTGTTGTGGTTGACGAGTAA
- the LOC107008764 gene encoding cysteine-rich receptor-like protein kinase 42, translated as MKIEMNISSSNFPLLNWIVVLLLNFALICEADPRISESGLICGTNRTTAAIIIPQFVKLMEVVSQRVTDNNWGNHGVNSTNISIYALANCYQDLPHQDCLLCYAASRTRLPRCLPGKSGRIYLDGCFLRYDHYNFFNETTDSAEDRVNCSSSNGVATGQELATLNASTGNLIDEMTKTAVANGGYAAANLNGVYGLAQCWRTLSTSGCKKCLDKASRDIKGCLPSRDARALIAGCYLRYSTQKFLNDPSGNSNGGISKGVIVAIVLGVTAFTMLALSAAYTARKRSLRRKQARINLGKISNSYKKSSLNFKYENLEKATNYFDPSTKVGQGGNGSVYKGTLPNGNVIAVKRLFFNTRQWVDDFFNEVNLIHGIEHKNLVKLLGCSIEGPESLLVYEFVTNKSLDQYLFDKDKVKILSWEERFRIIVGTAQGIDFLHGGSEIRIIHRDIKSSNVLLDENLEAKIADFGLARCFGADKTHLSTGIAGTLGYMAPEYLVKGQLTEKADVYSYGVLVLEIVSGRKSIAFAEDSGSLLQTVWKLYTTNQVTEALDPLLKGDFPREEASKVLKVGLLCTQASVALRPSMSEVVQMLTCEGYQIPEPCQPPFLNSNLLAGGSIKSSIRSLVSNALYKLDESSSYATTTGSSSMQSSSTGPHKSDEFLLKESENRK; from the exons ATGAAAATTGAGATGAATATATCCAGCTCAAATTTTCCACTTTTAAATTGGATAGTTGTTTTGTTGCTGAATTTTGCTTTAATTTGTGAAGCCGATCCTCGAATTTCAGAATCTGGACTAATATGCGGCACGAACAGGACAACAGCGGCGATCATTATTCCCCAATTTGTTAAACTAATGGAAGTTGTTTCACAACGCGTGACGGATAACAATTGGGGAAATCATGGTGTAAATTCaacaaatatatcaatttatgcATTAGCAAATTGTTATCAGGATCTACCACATCAGGACTGTCTTCTATGCTACGCTGCTAGTCGAACTCGACTTCCTCGTTGTCTTCCTGGTAAATCCGGTCGAATATATCTCGACGGATGTTTTCTCCGGTACGATCACTACAATTTCTTCAACGAAACTACTGATTCAGCTGAAGATAGAGTGAACTGTAGCAGCTCAAATGGAGTTGCTACTGGACAGGAATTGGCCACGTTAAACGCATCAACTGGAAATTTGATTGATGAAATGACGAAGACAGCGGTGGCGAACGGCGGTTACGCGGCGGCGAATTTGAACGGAGTTTATGGATTGGCGCAGTGTTGGAGAACTTTGAGTACAAGTGGTTGTAAAAAGTGTTTGGACAAAGCAAGTAGAGATATCAAAGGGTGTTTGCCGAGTAGAGATGCTAGAGCTTTGATTGCTGGCTGTTATTTGAGATATTCTACACAGAAATTTCTCAATGATCCCTCCGGAAACAGTAACGGTG GAATAAGCAAAGGGGTGATAGTAGCTATAGTTCTTGGAGTGACAGCTTTCACCATGCTTGCTCTCTCAGCGGCTTACACAGCTCGTAAAAGATCATTAAGGCGAAAACAAG CACGCATTAATCTTGGCAAAATATCGAATTCATACAAGAAATCGAGcttgaattttaaatatgaaaatcttGAGAAGGCAACCAACTACTTTGATCCTTCAACAAAAGTAGGACAAGGAGGAAATGGTTCTGTATACAAAGGGACTCTGCCTAATGGGAATGTTATTGCAGTTAAGAGACTATTTTTCAATACAAGACAATGGGTTGATGACTTCTTCAATGAGGTCAATCTCATTCATGGAATTGAACACAAAAATCTTGTCAAGTTGTTGGGTTGCAGCATTGAAGGCCCCGAGAGCCTGCTCGTATACGAGTTTGTGACCAATAAGAGTCTAGATCAATACCTCTTTG ataaGGACAAGGTAAAGATTCTAAGTTGGGAAGAACGTTTCCGTATTATAGTTGGAACAGCACAAGGCATTGATTTCCTCCATGGAGGTTCAGAGATCAGAATCATCCATAGGGACATCAAGAGCTCCAATGTACTTCTTGATGAAAATCTTGAAGCAAAAATTGCTGATTTTGGACTTGCTCGGTGTTTCGGAGCTGACAAGACTCATCTCAGCACTGGAATTGCTGGAACATT AGGATATATGGCTCCTGAATACCTCGTTAAAGGACAACTAACAGAGAAGGCTGATGTCTATAGCTATGGGGTGCTTGTTCTTGAAATTGTTAGTGGCAGAAAAAGTATTGCCTTTGCAGAGGACTCTGGCTCTCTACTACAAACA GTGTGGAAGCTGTACACAACAAATCAGGTAACTGAAGCATTGGACCCTCTACTGAAAGGCGATTTTCCGCGAGAAGAGGCATCAAAGGTACTAAAAGTGGGGTTGTTGTGCACTCAAGCTTCTGTCGCTTTAAGACCATCAATGAGTGAAGTTGTCCAAATGCTAACGTGTGAGGGCTATCAAATTCCAGAACCATGCCAACCACCATTCTTAAATTCGAACTTATTAGCTGGCGGTTCAATCAAATCCAGTATAAGAAGTTTAGTCTCAAATGCACTCTATAAACTTGATGAATCATCATCTTATGCCACCACCACTGGTTCCTCAAGTATGCAAAGCTCATCAACTGGACCACACAAAAGCGATGAATTCCTTTTAAAAGAGTCTGAAAATAGGAAATAA